A window of the Hordeum vulgare subsp. vulgare chromosome 5H, MorexV3_pseudomolecules_assembly, whole genome shotgun sequence genome harbors these coding sequences:
- the LOC123399269 gene encoding L-type lectin-domain containing receptor kinase SIT2-like: MLLRRLAAVIFLLLFSRHVAGDQEFMYPGFAAGSVATDGTAVITPSRILQLTNDTKEVFGHGFHPAPLRFRDASTGAPVSFSTTFVFAIAPRYPDTHGHGIAFALAPSVIIPGAVAGKYLGLFNTSNSLGDGTSQIVAVELDTVMDLEFHDVDENHVGVDVNSLHSNSSTTAGYWHDDGFGGRRFDNISLIGGSDAPVQVWIEYDGGSTRLEVTVSPAGEPRPARPLLSCHVNLSSAVAEDTYVGFSAANGAAMSSHYVLGWSFRLGGGRAPDLDLSKLPRPPSPPGSSKRRMSLPLILILLLLSVLVLLLVSAAIATFVVRRQRWHRQRQEFSEEEEGWEMIDYSPHRISYKDLHDATNGFRDVIGVGGFGRVYHGVLPRSGVEVAVKKVSHGSQQGLQEFLSEITSMSRLRHRNLVQLLGYCRRRDELVLVYDYMPNGSLDQHLFGVGRAAPGLSWEQRAKIVRGVAAGLLYLHEGWEQVVVHRDIKSGNVLLDADMNGKLSDFGFARLYDHGGDPHATHVVGTLGYIAPEMSKTGMATTSSDVFAFGAFLLEVACGRRPVVFTVDPDGESPSPAGIVELVLQRWKAGKITEARDPRIGECDVDDLELVLKLGLLCSHPDPERRPGMRQVVQMLERAVPAPEMSPEDIGKSMKTFEYNEAFDEFVGMSFPLTSEVTTATTLPSSSSHYSDTPPTTNGSRPHSGFH, encoded by the coding sequence ATGCTTCTCCGGCGGCTGGCCGCGGTAATCTTCCTCCTCCTGTTCTCTCGGCATGTCGCCGGTGATCAGGAGTTCATGTACCCCGGCTTCGCCGCCGGCAGCGTGGCAACCGACGGCACGGCCGTGATCACCCCGTCCCGCATCCTCCAGCTCACCAACGACACCAAGGAGGTGTTCGGCCATGGTTTCCATCCAGCTCCCCTCCGATTCCGGGACGCCTCCACCGGCGCGCCCGTCTCCTTCTCCACCACCTTCGTGTTCGCCATCGCGCCGCGGTACCCGGACACGCACGGCCACGGTATCGCCTTCGCGCTCGCGCCGTCGGTCATCATCCCGGGCGCCGTCGCCGGCAAGTACCTCGGGCTGTTCAACACGTCAAACAGCCTGGGCGACGGCACGAGCCAGATCGTGGCCGTCGAGCTCGACACGGTCATGGACTTGGAGTTCCACGACGTCGACGAGAATCACGTCGGCGTCGACGTCAACAGCCTCCACTCCAACAGCTCGACCACGGCCGGGTACTGGCACGACGACGGCTTCGGCGGAAGGAGATTCGACAACATCAGCCTGATTGGCGGCAGCGACGCGCCTGTGCAGGTGTGGATCGAGTACGACGGCGGCAGCACGCGCCTCGAGGTGACGGTGTCGCCGGCGGGCGAGCCAAGGCCGGCCCGCCCGCTCTTGTCGTGCCACGTCAACCTCTCGTCGGCAGTGGCCGAAGACACTTACGTCGGCTTCTCGGCGGCGAACGGCGCCGCCATGAGCTCGCATTACGTTCTTGGCTGGAGTTTTCGCCTCGGCGGCGGCCGCGCACCGGACCTCGACCTCTCCAAGCTCCCGAGGCCCCCGTCGCCGCCGGGATCATCCAAGAGGAGGATGTCTCTTCCACTTATCCTGATACTGCTCCTCCTGTCCGTCCTGGTCCTGCTCCTGGTGTCGGCGGCCATCGCGACGTTCGTCGTGCGGCGGCAACGGTGGCACCGACAACGCCAGGAGTtctccgaggaggaggaaggctggGAGATGATAGACTACAGCCCACACAGGATCAGCTACAAGGACCTGCACGACGCCACCAATGGCTTCCGCGACGTCATCGGCGTGGGCGGCTTCGGCCGCGTGTACCACGGCGTGCTCCCGAGGTCCGGCGTCGAGGTCGCCGTCAAGAAGGTGTCCCACGGGTCGCAGCAGGGACTGCAGGAGTTCCTGTCGGAGATCACGAGCATGAGCCGGCTGCGCCACCGCAACCTGGTGCAGCTCCTCGGCTACTGCCGGCGGCGCGACGAGCTGGTGCTCGTCTACGACTACATGCCCAACGGCAGCCTGGACCAGCACCTGTTCGGAGTCGGACGCGCCGCGCCGGGGTTGAGCTGGGAGCAGCGCGCCAAGATCGTCCGGGGCGTGGCGGCCGGGCTGCTGTACCTGCACGAGGGGTGGGAGcaggtggtggtgcaccgggacATCAAGTCCGGCAACGTGCTGCTCGACGCCGACATGAACGGCAAGCTCAGCGACTTCGGCTTCGCGCGGCTCTACGACCACGGCGGCGACCCGCACGCGACGCACGTGGTCGGCACGCTCGGGTACATCGCGCCGGAGATGAGCAAGACCGGCATGGCCACCACGAGCTCCGACGTCTTCGCCTTCGGGGCCTTCCTGCTGGAGGTGGCGTGCGGCCGGAGGCCCGTGGTGTTCACGGTGGACCCTGATGGCGAGTCGCCGTCACCGGCAGGGATCGTCGAGCTCGTCCTCCAGCGCTGGAAGGCCGGGAAGATCACGGAGGCTCGGGACCCGAGGATCGGCGAGTGCGACGTGGACGACCTGGAGCTGGTCCTCAAGCTGGGGCTGCTCTGCTCGCACCCCGACCCGGAGCGCCGGCCGGGCATGAGGCAGGTGGTGCAGATGCTGGAACGCGCCGTGCCGGCGCCGGAGATGTCACCGGAGGACATCGGCAAGAGCATGAAGACTTTCGAGTACAACGAGGCGTTCGATGAGTTCGTCGGAATGTCGTTTCCATTGACGTCCGAGGTCACCACCGCCACGACGCTGCCATCCTCGTCGTCGCACTACTCCGACACTCCGCCGACAACAAACGGCAGCCGTCCTCATAGTGGCTTCCACTGA